One Algibacter sp. L3A6 genomic region harbors:
- a CDS encoding efflux RND transporter periplasmic adaptor subunit, translating into MKKTFIYIGALVFLFNTSCEKKHEKKAEEVKFLVTNPIKKDTSITKDYVSQIHAYQHIEVRALEKGYLKQIFVDEGQHVKKGQHMFQISPNVYKAELQKATAEEHTAEIELNNTQLLADSNVVSSNELALAKANVEKAKAEVSLARTHLGFTDIRAPFDGIMDHLEARQGSLLDEGELLTTLSDNSKMWVYFNVPEAEYLDYIISKDKDAKKEVSLLLANNKPFNQTGIVETIEGEFNSETGNIAFRATFPNPDGILRHGETGSVLMKVPFKDAIIIPQKATFEILDKKYVFVIDKNNVVKQREITVEAELPHLFVVKTGLSINDKILLEGIRMVKDQEKIATTLVQPNEVLANLEMYAE; encoded by the coding sequence ATGAAGAAAACCTTCATTTACATTGGTGCGCTTGTATTCCTATTTAATACAAGCTGTGAAAAAAAACACGAAAAGAAAGCCGAAGAAGTTAAATTTCTAGTAACAAATCCTATAAAAAAAGATACCTCAATTACAAAAGACTACGTGAGTCAAATTCACGCTTATCAACATATTGAAGTAAGAGCGCTAGAAAAAGGCTATTTAAAACAAATTTTTGTAGACGAAGGCCAACACGTGAAAAAAGGCCAACATATGTTCCAAATTTCGCCAAATGTATACAAGGCGGAATTACAAAAAGCGACTGCAGAAGAACATACTGCAGAAATAGAATTGAATAACACCCAACTTTTAGCGGATAGCAACGTGGTTTCTAGCAACGAATTAGCCTTAGCAAAAGCCAATGTTGAAAAAGCTAAAGCTGAAGTTTCTCTTGCTAGAACCCATTTAGGTTTTACAGACATTAGGGCGCCTTTCGATGGCATTATGGATCATCTTGAAGCACGACAAGGAAGCTTATTAGACGAAGGCGAACTATTAACAACCTTATCAGACAACAGTAAAATGTGGGTTTATTTTAACGTACCCGAAGCCGAATACTTAGACTATATTATTAGTAAAGATAAAGATGCAAAGAAAGAAGTTAGTTTATTACTCGCCAACAACAAACCTTTTAACCAGACTGGAATAGTAGAAACTATAGAAGGTGAATTTAACAGCGAAACCGGCAATATTGCTTTTAGAGCAACCTTCCCGAACCCAGATGGTATTTTACGTCATGGCGAAACCGGAAGTGTTTTAATGAAAGTTCCTTTTAAAGACGCTATCATTATTCCGCAGAAAGCAACTTTTGAGATTTTAGACAAAAAATATGTTTTTGTAATCGATAAAAACAACGTGGTTAAACAGCGAGAAATTACGGTAGAAGCTGAATTACCGCACTTATTTGTGGTAAAAACAGGTCTATCAATAAACGATAAAATTTTACTAGAAGGCATTAGAATGGTTAAAGACCAAGAAAAAATTGCCACAACGCTTGTACAACCTAACGAGGTATTAGCAAATTTAGAAATGTATGCAGAGTAA